From Nitrospirota bacterium, the proteins below share one genomic window:
- a CDS encoding HDOD domain-containing protein: MNPWIDTLFSNEALRRLVEQIHTLPSLPAIYRELRDELRSPDPSIDKAARIIAKDMGMVTKILQVVNAPFFGLSTKISNPVQAVAFLGLDRLKALVLSMQVFSQFRGTRLAFFSLEVLWRHSLATGGHARAIAKEEKAQPQVIDDAFTAGLLHDVGILVLITNLPEKYTDALALMQDRGIAEWEAEYEALGATHGEVGGYLLANWGLEGPIVEAVSYHHDPMRSVSQPFSPLAAVHVANAVDEEQHESDLGGIPTPLDTAYLAACGLADRPRTWRAVRRGAVVLS, translated from the coding sequence ATGAACCCCTGGATCGACACGCTGTTCTCCAACGAGGCCCTTCGGCGCCTGGTGGAGCAGATTCACACCCTGCCGAGCCTGCCCGCCATCTATCGTGAGCTGCGGGACGAGCTTCGATCGCCGGACCCCTCCATCGACAAGGCCGCCCGCATCATTGCCAAGGACATGGGCATGGTGACCAAGATCCTCCAAGTGGTCAACGCGCCGTTCTTCGGCCTGTCCACGAAGATCTCCAACCCGGTCCAAGCGGTGGCGTTTCTGGGTTTGGACCGCCTCAAGGCCCTCGTCCTTTCCATGCAGGTCTTCTCGCAATTCCGCGGAACCCGGTTGGCCTTTTTCTCGCTGGAAGTGCTGTGGCGCCACAGCTTGGCGACGGGCGGCCATGCACGGGCCATCGCGAAGGAGGAGAAGGCTCAGCCGCAGGTCATTGACGACGCCTTTACCGCGGGGCTTTTGCACGACGTGGGGATTCTGGTCCTGATCACCAATTTGCCGGAGAAATACACGGACGCTCTGGCCCTGATGCAGGACCGGGGAATCGCGGAGTGGGAGGCCGAATACGAAGCGTTGGGCGCCACCCACGGGGAGGTGGGCGGGTATTTGCTGGCCAATTGGGGCCTGGAGGGCCCGATTGTGGAAGCCGTCTCCTACCACCACGACCCGATGCGGTCCGTCAGCCAGCCCTTCAGTCCGCTGGCGGCGGTGCACGTGGCCAACGCGGTGGACGAGGAACAGCACGAATCGGACCTGGGCGGCATCCCGACGCCGCTGGACACGGCCTATCTGGCCGCCTGCGGCTTGGCTGACCGGCCCAGAACGTGGCGGGCCGTCCGCCGGGGAGCCGTTGTTCTGTCTTGA
- the pyrR gene encoding bifunctional pyr operon transcriptional regulator/uracil phosphoribosyltransferase PyrR gives MPGSRAVTRQQERQQEKLIMDASEVARALTRIAHEILERNKGVSDLALVGIRTGGVHLAHRLAKRIQSIEGGSVPIGELDITLYRDDLSLRRDQPLLRKTTIPFNVSDLKVVLVDDVLFTGRTIRAAMDGLMDLGRPAEIQLAVLVDRGHRQLPIKATYIGKNIPTAREEQVQVFLEEEGEEDRVVVLPPT, from the coding sequence ATGCCCGGAAGCCGCGCCGTGACCCGCCAGCAGGAGAGACAGCAGGAAAAGCTGATCATGGACGCGAGCGAGGTCGCGCGCGCCCTTACCCGGATCGCCCACGAGATCCTGGAGCGGAACAAGGGCGTCTCGGACCTGGCGCTCGTCGGCATCCGGACGGGCGGCGTCCACCTGGCCCACCGGCTGGCCAAGCGCATCCAGAGCATCGAGGGGGGCTCCGTGCCGATCGGGGAGCTGGACATCACTCTCTATCGGGACGACCTCTCGCTCCGCAGGGACCAGCCCCTGCTCCGCAAGACCACGATCCCGTTCAACGTCTCCGACCTGAAGGTCGTGCTCGTGGACGACGTGCTGTTCACGGGACGGACGATCCGGGCCGCCATGGACGGGCTGATGGACCTGGGACGCCCCGCCGAGATTCAACTGGCCGTCCTGGTGGACCGGGGGCATCGGCAGCTCCCGATCAAGGCTACCTACATCGGCAAGAACATCCCCACCGCGCGGGAGGAACAGGTTCAAGTATTCCTTGAGGAAGAAGGCGAAGAAGACCGAGTCGTCGTGCTCCCCCCGACTTAA
- a CDS encoding aspartate carbamoyltransferase catalytic subunit has translation MSLKCKDLISIATLSPDEILLVLETADSFKEVSGRDIKKVPALRGKTVVNFFFEPSTRTRTSFELAAKRLSADVINFSPSSSSVVKGETLLDTARNVEAMQADIIVLRHQAAGAAETLARGVKSSVINAGDGWHEHPTQALLDLYTLREKKREFRGLRVAIVGDLAHSRVARSNIHALTKLGAEVRAAGPPTMMPACLDRLGVKVYYNLDEALRGVDVIMMLRLQLERQGRALFPSIREYSQLYGLTAERLKLAEPGALVMHPGPVNRGVEIAPEVADSFASVILDQVANGVAVRMAVLYLLSGAA, from the coding sequence ATGAGCCTCAAATGCAAAGACCTGATCAGCATCGCGACCCTGTCGCCCGACGAGATCCTGCTCGTCCTGGAGACCGCCGACTCCTTCAAAGAGGTCAGCGGACGCGACATCAAGAAGGTGCCGGCGCTCCGGGGCAAGACCGTGGTCAACTTCTTCTTCGAGCCCAGCACGAGGACCCGCACTTCCTTCGAGCTGGCGGCCAAGCGGCTCAGCGCCGACGTCATCAACTTTTCGCCCTCCTCCAGCAGCGTCGTGAAAGGCGAGACGCTCCTGGACACGGCCCGGAACGTCGAGGCGATGCAGGCCGATATCATCGTGCTGCGGCACCAGGCGGCGGGGGCGGCGGAGACCCTGGCCCGCGGCGTCAAGTCCTCGGTGATCAACGCGGGGGACGGCTGGCACGAGCACCCGACCCAGGCGCTTCTGGACCTGTACACCCTGCGGGAGAAGAAGCGGGAGTTTAGAGGGCTCCGGGTGGCCATCGTGGGGGATCTCGCCCACAGCCGGGTGGCCCGGTCTAACATCCACGCGCTCACGAAGCTGGGCGCGGAGGTCCGGGCGGCGGGCCCGCCGACCATGATGCCGGCCTGCCTGGACCGGCTGGGCGTCAAGGTCTATTACAACCTGGACGAGGCCCTGCGCGGCGTGGACGTGATCATGATGCTCCGCCTCCAGTTGGAGCGGCAGGGGCGGGCGCTCTTCCCCTCCATCCGCGAATACTCCCAGCTCTACGGCTTGACCGCCGAGCGGCTCAAGCTGGCCGAGCCGGGCGCGCTCGTCATGCACCCGGGTCCCGTCAACCGCGGGGTGGAGATCGCCCCGGAGGTGGCGGACAGCTTCGCCTCGGTGATTCTGGACCAGGTCGCCAACGGCGTCGCGGTGCGGATGGCGGTCCTGTATCTGCTGTCCGGCGCGGCCTAG
- a CDS encoding dihydroorotase: protein MALLIKGGRVIDPGRINGPADVLIENGKIAAVGPNLKLARNGDPGLQILDATGKLVVPGFVDLHVHLREPGFEYKETILTGTAAAVAGGFTSVCCMPNTNPVNDNQSITEFILDQARAAGNARVFPIGAITKGSEGKELAEIGDLRRAGCVAISDDGRPVMNSLVMRRAMEYALAFDLPVIDHCEDLHLSEGGCMNEGFVSTQLGLPGIPSAAEDVMVARNLALAELTGARLHLAHVSTAGSVRMVREAKARGLRVTAEACPHHFTLTEEAVRGFNTHAKMNPPLRTWQDVHAIKEGLRDGTIDVIATDHAPHAAQDKQREFADAPFGIVGLETALPLTLALVEEGILPLEGAIAKLTTEPARVFSLAQGSLAPGADADLAIVDPERSWEVDPARFRSKSRNTPFAGWKVKGRVTATLVSGRIVYELPEDGR, encoded by the coding sequence ATGGCTCTTTTGATCAAAGGCGGACGGGTGATTGACCCGGGACGGATCAACGGCCCGGCCGACGTGCTCATCGAGAACGGGAAGATCGCGGCGGTCGGTCCGAACCTGAAGCTTGCGCGCAACGGCGACCCTGGACTGCAGATCCTGGACGCGACCGGCAAGCTGGTCGTCCCCGGCTTCGTGGACCTGCACGTTCACCTGCGCGAGCCGGGCTTCGAGTACAAGGAGACGATCCTGACCGGCACCGCGGCGGCCGTGGCCGGCGGCTTTACGTCCGTCTGCTGCATGCCGAACACCAACCCGGTGAACGACAACCAGTCCATCACCGAGTTCATCCTCGACCAGGCCCGCGCCGCCGGCAACGCCCGCGTGTTTCCGATCGGCGCGATCACCAAGGGCTCAGAAGGCAAGGAGCTGGCCGAGATCGGCGACCTGCGGCGGGCGGGCTGCGTGGCCATCTCGGACGACGGCCGGCCGGTCATGAACAGCCTCGTCATGCGCCGCGCGATGGAATACGCGCTGGCCTTCGACCTTCCCGTGATCGACCATTGCGAGGACCTGCACCTGTCCGAGGGCGGCTGCATGAACGAGGGGTTCGTCTCCACCCAATTGGGACTGCCGGGCATCCCCTCGGCGGCGGAGGACGTGATGGTCGCCCGCAACCTGGCCCTGGCCGAGTTGACCGGCGCGCGGCTGCACCTGGCCCACGTCAGCACGGCCGGCTCGGTCCGGATGGTCCGGGAGGCGAAGGCCCGCGGTCTGAGGGTCACGGCGGAAGCCTGCCCGCACCATTTCACGCTGACCGAAGAGGCCGTGCGCGGCTTCAACACCCACGCGAAGATGAACCCGCCGCTGCGCACTTGGCAAGACGTGCACGCGATCAAGGAGGGGCTGCGGGACGGGACGATCGACGTAATCGCGACGGACCATGCCCCGCACGCGGCCCAGGACAAGCAGCGGGAGTTCGCCGACGCGCCCTTCGGCATCGTGGGGCTGGAGACCGCCCTGCCGCTGACCCTCGCCCTGGTCGAGGAAGGAATTCTGCCGCTGGAAGGTGCGATCGCCAAGCTGACGACCGAGCCGGCCCGGGTCTTCAGCCTCGCGCAGGGGAGCCTGGCCCCAGGAGCCGACGCCGACCTCGCCATCGTGGATCCGGAACGGTCGTGGGAAGTGGACCCGGCCCGGTTCCGCTCCAAGAGCCGGAACACCCCGTTCGCCGGCTGGAAGGTCAAGGGCCGGGTCACGGCGACGCTGGTGTCCGGACGGATCGTGTATGAACTCCCCGAGGACGGCCGGTGA
- a CDS encoding DUF4149 domain-containing protein: MSDAPPVNGHPPALARSLRGARGLVVCSTLELLALAVWVGGLVVIVAAVIPAVFNTFGMEPGGRFLTRVFDGYNRLTVGAIVVLAAAAAWRLRVDRAGLGRAEIALLALMAGVAAVIMLWLGPRSIGLQEQAFAAQGEAERKVAYEAFFRTHTVVRGLYLLNLGLGVAVLTVKARAWRMNSPF, translated from the coding sequence ATGAGCGACGCGCCGCCCGTGAACGGTCACCCGCCGGCCCTCGCACGGTCCCTGCGCGGCGCGCGGGGGCTGGTCGTGTGCTCGACGCTGGAGCTGCTGGCCCTGGCGGTCTGGGTCGGCGGGCTGGTCGTGATCGTGGCCGCGGTCATTCCGGCCGTGTTCAACACCTTCGGGATGGAGCCGGGAGGCCGGTTCCTGACCCGCGTGTTCGACGGCTATAATAGGCTCACGGTCGGGGCCATCGTGGTGCTGGCGGCCGCGGCGGCGTGGCGGCTCCGCGTCGATCGCGCGGGGCTCGGGCGAGCGGAGATCGCGCTTCTGGCTCTGATGGCGGGCGTGGCGGCGGTGATCATGCTCTGGCTCGGTCCCCGGTCGATCGGCCTCCAGGAGCAGGCCTTCGCGGCCCAGGGGGAAGCGGAGCGGAAGGTGGCCTACGAGGCGTTCTTTCGGACCCACACGGTCGTGCGCGGCCTGTACCTCCTGAACCTGGGATTGGGCGTCGCGGTGCTGACCGTGAAAGCGCGAGCATGGCGCATGAATTCTCCGTTTTGA
- the carA gene encoding glutamine-hydrolyzing carbamoyl-phosphate synthase small subunit: MKKAILALADGTVFEGRALGFEGETVGEVVFNTAMTGYQEILTDPSYKGQIVTMTCPHIGNYGVAREDVESRRIWAEGFVVKESSRRPSNWRADGALDDYLREARVVGIEGLDTRALTRHLRDHGSQQGVITHTDLDPARAAEKARIAPGIVGRDLVAEVTCREPYEWSQGSGKWVPHGTGHGRSRRFRVVAYDFGVKQNILRRLVDEGCAVTVVPAATPAAAVKAMAPDGVLLSNGPGDPEGVPYAIEAVRQLIGWRPLLCICLGHQILGLALGLNTYKLKFGHHAANHPVMDLRTGKVEITSQNHNFAVRMPGGAASVHLDTQYGRVAISHRSLNDESVEGMICLDHPVISVQYHPEASPGPHDSAYLFRQFTQMMESAHA; this comes from the coding sequence ATGAAGAAAGCGATATTGGCACTGGCGGACGGAACGGTCTTCGAGGGCCGCGCGCTCGGGTTCGAGGGCGAGACGGTCGGGGAGGTCGTGTTCAACACGGCCATGACCGGCTACCAGGAGATCCTGACCGACCCCTCCTACAAGGGACAGATCGTCACGATGACCTGCCCGCACATCGGCAACTACGGGGTCGCGCGGGAGGACGTCGAATCCCGGCGGATCTGGGCCGAAGGGTTCGTCGTGAAAGAGTCCAGCCGCCGGCCCAGCAACTGGCGGGCGGATGGAGCCCTGGACGACTACCTGCGCGAGGCCCGCGTCGTCGGCATCGAGGGGCTGGACACCCGTGCGCTCACCCGGCACCTGCGCGACCACGGCTCCCAGCAGGGGGTGATCACCCACACAGACCTGGACCCAGCGCGCGCGGCCGAGAAGGCGCGGATCGCGCCCGGCATCGTGGGGCGAGACCTGGTCGCCGAGGTCACGTGCCGGGAGCCCTACGAATGGTCCCAGGGCTCCGGCAAGTGGGTCCCGCACGGGACGGGCCACGGCCGCTCGCGGCGATTCCGCGTGGTCGCCTACGACTTCGGTGTGAAGCAGAACATCCTCCGCCGCTTGGTGGACGAGGGCTGCGCGGTGACGGTGGTCCCGGCCGCCACGCCGGCGGCTGCGGTCAAGGCGATGGCCCCGGACGGCGTCCTGCTGTCCAACGGGCCAGGCGATCCGGAAGGGGTGCCCTACGCGATCGAAGCGGTGCGGCAGCTCATCGGCTGGCGTCCGCTGCTCTGCATCTGTCTGGGCCATCAGATCCTGGGGCTCGCCCTGGGCCTCAACACATACAAGTTGAAGTTCGGGCACCATGCCGCCAACCACCCGGTGATGGACCTGCGGACTGGGAAGGTGGAGATCACCTCCCAGAACCATAACTTCGCGGTGCGGATGCCGGGCGGCGCGGCGTCCGTCCATTTGGACACCCAGTACGGACGGGTGGCGATCAGCCATCGGAGCCTGAACGACGAATCGGTGGAAGGGATGATCTGCCTGGACCATCCGGTCATCTCCGTGCAGTACCACCCGGAGGCTTCGCCCGGCCCCCATGATTCGGCTTATCTCTTCCGGCAATTCACGCAGATGATGGAGAGCGCCCATGCGTAA
- the sppA gene encoding signal peptide peptidase SppA, translating into MRKSPKSVRPLTCGIGVVAAAALLSSCITINLLPMPGPLHEDQLSGSGSAKVLVMELSGLISSADGGGLIEQPNLVARVKEELTLAAEDRKVSAIVLRVNSPGGTVTASDMIHHELRAFRAKRKIPVVASIMDVGASGGYYIAVAADKIVAHPSSVTGSIGVIMMTVNARGLLEKVGVEATAVTSGPKKDMGSPFRPMTEEERAIFQSVINFFYERFLTVVREGRPNLKADEVRKLADGRIYSGEQAKAAGLVDEIGYLDDAIELAKQQASLSEARVVVYRRAGEYRPNIYARWMGGGSLAGLASLDLMTLVRGGTPQFMYLWWP; encoded by the coding sequence ATGCGTAAGTCCCCGAAGAGCGTTCGGCCCCTGACGTGCGGGATCGGCGTGGTGGCCGCAGCCGCGCTGCTGTCGAGCTGCATCACGATCAATCTGCTGCCCATGCCCGGTCCGCTCCACGAAGACCAGCTGAGCGGCAGCGGCTCAGCCAAGGTCCTCGTGATGGAACTGTCCGGGCTGATCAGCTCGGCGGACGGCGGCGGGCTCATCGAGCAACCCAATCTCGTCGCCCGCGTCAAGGAGGAGCTCACGCTGGCGGCGGAGGACCGGAAGGTCAGCGCGATCGTGCTCCGCGTCAACAGCCCGGGTGGAACCGTGACCGCCTCCGACATGATCCACCATGAGCTGCGGGCCTTCAGAGCGAAGCGCAAGATTCCCGTGGTGGCCTCGATCATGGACGTCGGCGCCTCCGGCGGCTACTACATCGCGGTGGCCGCGGACAAGATCGTCGCCCACCCTTCGTCCGTCACCGGCAGCATCGGCGTGATCATGATGACGGTCAACGCCCGCGGGTTGCTGGAGAAGGTCGGGGTGGAAGCCACCGCGGTGACGTCCGGCCCGAAGAAGGACATGGGCTCGCCCTTCCGCCCGATGACCGAAGAGGAACGGGCCATTTTCCAAAGCGTCATCAACTTCTTCTACGAACGGTTCCTCACCGTCGTCCGGGAAGGCCGTCCCAACTTGAAAGCCGACGAGGTGCGGAAGCTGGCCGACGGGCGCATCTACTCCGGCGAGCAGGCGAAGGCTGCCGGCCTGGTGGACGAAATCGGCTACCTGGACGACGCGATCGAGCTGGCCAAGCAGCAGGCCAGTCTTTCGGAGGCCCGCGTCGTCGTGTACCGGCGCGCGGGGGAATACCGCCCCAACATCTACGCCCGCTGGATGGGCGGCGGAAGCCTCGCAGGCCTGGCCAGCCTGGACCTGATGACCCTGGTGCGCGGCGGCACGCCGCAGTTCATGTACCTGTGGTGGCCATGA
- a CDS encoding M48 family metallopeptidase — MIQDGHEARGKGREARDQRIMSTPIGRRAALYLGARGAFGLWAVLGTGAFLSLIESVAGCVKAPGTARDQLIFISEEKEMALGVQAFRQVLRGTRLNENPEINEMVNRVGQKIAQAANKPEYHWEFAVIQEDRMVNAFALPGGKVAVFTGILKYTKHEAGLATVMGHEVAHALQRHGAERMSRGILEQIAQVGAMAGAVTGAVNPGVMQGLQSAYGVGFSLPFNRKQESEADYIGLQLMAKAGYDPHEAVPFWERMSGCPRQMIGKLCFRSTAAIPEFLSTHPSDVTRINQIEAWIPDAMRFYHATGVPETPQAPPPQPYKPLIGPMPQAG, encoded by the coding sequence ATGATTCAAGACGGGCACGAGGCGCGAGGCAAGGGACGAGAGGCTCGTGACCAGCGGATCATGAGCACGCCGATCGGGCGTCGCGCCGCCCTGTATCTTGGGGCGCGCGGCGCCTTCGGGCTCTGGGCCGTCCTGGGGACCGGCGCGTTCCTCAGCCTGATCGAGTCGGTGGCCGGCTGCGTCAAGGCGCCGGGGACTGCACGCGATCAGTTGATCTTCATCTCCGAGGAGAAGGAAATGGCGTTGGGGGTCCAGGCTTTCCGGCAAGTCCTGCGGGGCACTCGCCTCAACGAGAATCCGGAGATCAACGAGATGGTCAACCGGGTGGGGCAGAAGATCGCCCAAGCGGCCAACAAGCCCGAGTACCATTGGGAGTTCGCGGTAATTCAGGAAGACCGGATGGTGAACGCCTTCGCCCTTCCGGGCGGCAAGGTCGCCGTCTTTACCGGCATCCTCAAGTACACCAAGCACGAGGCGGGCTTGGCCACGGTGATGGGCCACGAGGTCGCGCACGCGCTCCAGCGGCACGGGGCGGAGCGGATGAGCCGGGGCATCCTCGAGCAGATCGCCCAGGTCGGCGCCATGGCGGGCGCCGTGACCGGAGCCGTCAACCCGGGCGTCATGCAGGGCCTGCAGAGCGCCTACGGCGTGGGGTTTTCCTTGCCGTTCAACCGGAAGCAGGAGTCGGAAGCAGATTACATCGGGCTCCAGCTCATGGCCAAGGCCGGCTACGATCCGCACGAGGCGGTGCCGTTCTGGGAACGGATGAGCGGATGTCCGCGACAGATGATCGGCAAGCTCTGCTTCCGGTCCACCGCGGCGATTCCGGAGTTCCTCTCCACCCACCCGTCGGACGTCACCCGGATCAACCAGATCGAGGCGTGGATTCCTGACGCCATGCGCTTCTATCACGCGACAGGCGTGCCGGAGACGCCCCAGGCACCGCCGCCCCAGCCGTATAAGCCGCTGATCGGGCCGATGCCGCAAGCAGGCTGA
- the carB gene encoding carbamoyl-phosphate synthase large subunit yields MPKRTDITNILLIGSGPIVIGQACEFDYSGTQACKALKEEGYRVVLINSNPATIMTDPELADQTYVEPITVEVVEQVIERERPDALLPTMGGQTALNTAVGLAKRGTLAKYNVQLIGASAEAIHKAEDREAFRQAMWKIGLKTPDSGMARTVLEAERQIERIGFPAIVRPSFTLGGTGGNIAYNVEEFRRCVEWGLQMSPVGEVLIEQSVIGWKEFELEVMRDLKDNVVIVCPIENFDPMGIHTGDSITVAPAMTLTDKEYQVMRDAAVRIIREIGVDTGGSNIQFGVHPETGEMVVIEMNPRVSRSSALASKATGFPIAKIAAKLAVGYTLDEITNDITRVTKAAFEPTIDYVVLKIPRFAFEKFPGADPTLTTQMKSVGEAMAIGRTFKEALQKAVRSLEVDRFGLVPLHGLDRGLPAGDDRAHLIASVKEALRVPHPDRLWHLADAMRLGLSVEDLHALTKIDPWFLDQMREIVEFERRLIAATHHPSPITHELIREAKQLGFSDHRIGQLIGMDRHEVRRRRLAAATGSGPVAVTYKRVDTCAAEFEAHTPYLYSTYERVCEARPTGRRKIVILGGGPNRIGQGIEFDYCCVHAAFALREEGIETIMVNCNPETVSTDYDTSDRLYFEPLTEEDVLNIVECEKPVGVVVQFGGQTPLKLAVPLERAGVPILGTSPDAIDRAEDRERFRDLLERLTLRQPASGTARSVEEALRIAAAISYPVMVRPSYVLGGRAMRIVYDEAGLRAYMGSAVTASADHPVLIDKYLEDAVEVDVDAIADGRHVVVAGIMEHIEEAGVHSGDSACSLPPYSLSADIVAEIRRQTVALAKELGVVGLMNAQFAVKSGAIYILEVNPRASRTVPFVSKAIGVPLAKLAMKVMAGKTLKDLGFTEAPSPAHVSVKEAVFPFTKFAGVDVLLGPEMKSTGEVMGIDGDFGWAFAKSQAAAGVALPRTGKVFLSVKDQDKPATLEIARQLSRLGFLLEATRGTAAYLQQHGLQVEPVNKVKEGRPHIVDHIKNGDICLVVNTVGSESSVADSASIRREALQKGLPYCTTMPGARAAALAIEATLRKGLTIRSLQEYHGGTG; encoded by the coding sequence ATGCCGAAACGCACCGACATCACGAACATCCTCCTGATCGGATCGGGCCCGATCGTGATCGGGCAGGCCTGCGAGTTCGACTACTCGGGCACCCAAGCCTGCAAGGCCCTCAAAGAGGAGGGCTACCGGGTCGTCCTGATCAATAGCAACCCGGCCACGATCATGACCGACCCGGAACTGGCCGATCAGACCTACGTCGAGCCGATCACCGTGGAAGTGGTCGAGCAGGTGATCGAGCGGGAACGGCCGGACGCGCTGCTCCCGACGATGGGCGGACAGACGGCGCTGAACACGGCCGTGGGCCTGGCCAAGCGCGGCACGCTCGCCAAGTACAACGTCCAGTTGATCGGCGCTTCGGCCGAGGCCATCCACAAGGCGGAGGACCGGGAGGCCTTCCGCCAGGCCATGTGGAAGATCGGCCTGAAGACGCCGGACAGCGGGATGGCCCGAACCGTCCTTGAAGCCGAACGCCAGATCGAACGGATCGGCTTCCCGGCCATCGTGCGCCCCTCGTTCACGCTCGGCGGAACGGGCGGGAACATCGCCTACAACGTCGAAGAGTTCCGGCGGTGCGTGGAATGGGGCCTGCAGATGAGCCCCGTGGGGGAGGTGCTGATCGAGCAGTCGGTGATCGGCTGGAAGGAATTCGAGCTGGAGGTCATGCGCGACCTCAAGGACAACGTGGTCATCGTCTGCCCGATCGAGAACTTCGACCCGATGGGCATCCACACCGGCGACAGCATCACGGTCGCCCCGGCCATGACCCTGACGGACAAGGAATATCAGGTCATGCGGGACGCGGCGGTGCGGATCATCCGGGAGATCGGTGTGGACACGGGCGGCTCCAACATCCAGTTCGGCGTCCATCCGGAGACCGGCGAGATGGTCGTCATCGAGATGAACCCCCGCGTGTCCCGCAGCTCGGCCCTGGCCTCCAAGGCCACCGGCTTCCCGATCGCCAAGATCGCCGCGAAGCTCGCGGTCGGCTACACGCTGGACGAGATCACCAACGACATCACCCGCGTGACCAAGGCCGCCTTCGAGCCGACCATCGACTACGTGGTGCTCAAGATTCCACGGTTCGCCTTCGAGAAGTTTCCCGGGGCCGACCCCACCTTGACCACCCAGATGAAATCGGTGGGGGAGGCGATGGCGATCGGCCGCACGTTCAAGGAAGCGCTGCAGAAGGCGGTCCGGTCCCTGGAAGTGGACCGGTTCGGGCTCGTCCCGCTCCACGGGCTCGACCGCGGACTCCCGGCCGGCGACGACCGGGCCCACCTGATCGCCAGCGTGAAAGAGGCGCTGCGGGTCCCGCATCCGGACCGGCTCTGGCACCTGGCCGACGCAATGCGCCTCGGCCTGTCGGTCGAGGATCTCCATGCTCTGACGAAGATCGATCCCTGGTTCCTCGATCAGATGCGCGAGATCGTGGAGTTCGAACGCCGCCTGATTGCGGCCACTCATCACCCATCACCCATCACTCATGAACTCATCCGGGAGGCCAAGCAGCTCGGCTTCTCCGATCATCGGATCGGACAGTTGATCGGGATGGATCGGCACGAAGTCCGGCGCCGGCGCCTGGCCGCGGCGACCGGCAGCGGGCCCGTTGCAGTCACCTACAAGCGGGTGGACACCTGCGCGGCGGAGTTCGAAGCGCACACCCCGTACCTCTACTCGACCTACGAACGGGTTTGCGAGGCCCGGCCCACCGGCCGGCGGAAGATCGTCATCCTCGGCGGGGGCCCGAACCGGATCGGACAGGGGATCGAGTTCGACTACTGTTGCGTCCACGCCGCCTTCGCCCTCCGCGAGGAGGGGATCGAGACGATCATGGTCAACTGCAATCCAGAAACCGTCAGCACGGACTACGACACCTCGGACCGGCTGTACTTCGAGCCCCTGACCGAGGAGGACGTGCTGAACATCGTCGAGTGCGAAAAGCCGGTCGGCGTGGTCGTGCAGTTCGGCGGGCAGACGCCGCTCAAGCTGGCGGTGCCGCTGGAGCGGGCCGGCGTGCCGATCCTCGGCACGAGCCCGGACGCGATCGACCGGGCGGAAGACCGGGAGCGGTTCCGGGACCTGCTCGAACGGCTCACGCTGCGGCAGCCGGCCAGCGGCACGGCCCGGTCCGTGGAGGAGGCCCTGCGGATCGCGGCCGCCATCAGTTACCCGGTCATGGTCCGGCCCTCCTACGTCCTGGGCGGACGGGCCATGCGCATCGTCTACGACGAGGCCGGCCTCCGAGCCTACATGGGCTCGGCGGTGACCGCCTCGGCCGATCACCCGGTGCTGATCGACAAGTATCTGGAAGACGCGGTCGAGGTGGACGTGGACGCGATCGCCGACGGCCGCCACGTGGTCGTCGCCGGGATCATGGAACACATCGAGGAAGCGGGCGTCCACTCCGGGGACTCGGCCTGCTCGCTCCCGCCGTATTCGCTGTCCGCGGACATCGTGGCGGAGATTCGTCGCCAGACCGTCGCTCTGGCCAAGGAGCTGGGCGTCGTGGGCCTGATGAACGCGCAGTTCGCGGTCAAGAGCGGGGCGATCTACATCCTGGAGGTCAACCCGCGCGCCTCGCGGACGGTCCCCTTTGTCAGCAAGGCCATCGGAGTCCCGCTGGCCAAGCTGGCCATGAAGGTCATGGCGGGCAAGACGCTCAAGGACCTGGGCTTCACGGAGGCCCCAAGCCCGGCCCACGTGTCGGTCAAGGAGGCCGTCTTTCCGTTCACCAAGTTCGCCGGCGTGGACGTGCTGCTGGGACCGGAGATGAAGTCCACGGGCGAGGTGATGGGGATCGACGGCGACTTCGGCTGGGCCTTCGCCAAGTCGCAGGCGGCGGCCGGGGTCGCGCTGCCCCGCACGGGCAAGGTCTTCCTCAGCGTGAAAGATCAGGACAAGCCGGCCACGCTGGAGATAGCCCGGCAGCTCTCGCGGCTGGGGTTCCTGCTGGAGGCCACCAGGGGGACGGCGGCCTATCTCCAGCAGCACGGCCTGCAAGTGGAGCCGGTCAACAAGGTCAAGGAGGGGCGCCCGCACATCGTGGACCACATCAAGAACGGTGACATCTGTCTGGTCGTGAACACGGTGGGGAGCGAATCGTCGGTCGCCGACTCGGCTTCCATCAGGCGTGAGGCCCTGCAGAAGGGCCTGCCGTACTGTACGACGATGCCCGGCGCCCGCGCCGCGGCCCTGGCGATCGAGGCGACCCTCCGCAAGGGATTGACGATCCGCTCGCTGCAGGAGTATCACGGCGGAACAGGCTAG